One Halobacterium zhouii genomic region harbors:
- the ftsZ gene encoding cell division protein FtsZ — protein MDSIVEDAIDEAEDAEDSASEAGDVPSEGSAVPTGTMTDDELEDVLQELQTSITVVGCGGAGSNTVNRMATEGIHGADLVAANTDVQHLVEIEAGTKILMGQQKTQGRGAGSLPQVGEEAALESQDEIRDAIQGSDMVFVTAGLGGGTGTGSAPVVAKAAKEEGALTIAIVTTPFTAEGEVRRTNAEAGLERLRDVADTVIVVPNDRLLDSVGKLPVRQAFKISDEVLMRSVKGITELITKPGLVNLDFADVRTVMEKGGVAMIGLGEANSDAKAADSIKDALRSPLLDVEIGSANSALINVTGGPDMSIEEAEGVVEQLYDRIDPDARIIWGTSIDEELDGEMRTMVVVTGVDSPQIYGRTDDTQPEPEDDDSGSEIEDIDYVE, from the coding sequence ATGGACTCGATTGTAGAGGACGCCATCGACGAGGCCGAGGATGCCGAAGACTCGGCTTCCGAGGCGGGTGACGTCCCGTCCGAGGGGTCCGCCGTCCCGACCGGGACGATGACCGACGACGAACTCGAGGACGTCCTCCAGGAACTCCAGACCAGCATCACCGTGGTCGGCTGTGGCGGCGCCGGCTCGAACACTGTCAATCGGATGGCCACGGAGGGCATCCACGGCGCCGACCTCGTCGCCGCGAACACCGACGTCCAGCATCTCGTCGAGATCGAGGCCGGCACCAAGATCCTCATGGGCCAGCAGAAGACCCAGGGACGCGGCGCCGGCTCGCTTCCGCAGGTCGGTGAGGAGGCCGCCCTCGAATCTCAGGACGAGATTCGGGACGCCATCCAGGGCTCGGACATGGTGTTCGTCACCGCCGGTCTCGGCGGTGGCACCGGCACCGGCTCCGCACCCGTCGTCGCGAAGGCCGCCAAAGAGGAGGGCGCGCTCACCATCGCCATCGTCACTACGCCGTTCACCGCCGAGGGCGAAGTCCGGCGAACCAACGCCGAAGCCGGCCTCGAGCGCCTCCGCGATGTCGCCGACACCGTCATCGTCGTGCCGAACGACCGCCTGCTCGACTCCGTCGGCAAACTCCCCGTCCGCCAGGCGTTCAAGATCTCCGACGAGGTCCTGATGCGCTCCGTGAAGGGCATCACCGAACTCATCACCAAGCCCGGCCTCGTCAACCTCGACTTCGCCGACGTTCGCACCGTCATGGAGAAAGGCGGCGTCGCCATGATCGGTCTCGGCGAAGCCAACTCCGACGCGAAGGCCGCGGACTCCATCAAGGACGCGCTGCGCTCCCCGCTGCTCGACGTCGAGATCGGCTCCGCGAACTCCGCGCTCATCAACGTCACCGGCGGCCCGGACATGAGCATCGAGGAGGCCGAGGGCGTCGTCGAACAGCTCTACGACCGCATCGACCCCGACGCCCGCATCATCTGGGGCACCAGCATCGACGAGGAACTCGACGGTGAGATGCGCACCATGGTCGTCGTCACCGGCGTCGACTCCCCCCAGATCTACGGCCGCACCGACGACACCCAGCCGGAACCCGAGGACGACGACAGCGGCAGCGAAATCGAGGACATCGACTACGTCGAGTAG
- a CDS encoding protein translocase SEC61 complex subunit gamma, with amino-acid sequence MDVPLELSAYTRVLRLASTPSWEEFSQISKIAGAGILLIGLLGFLIFLVMEGLTGF; translated from the coding sequence ATGGACGTTCCCCTAGAGCTTTCAGCGTACACCCGCGTGCTCAGACTCGCGAGCACGCCGTCCTGGGAGGAGTTCTCCCAGATTTCGAAGATCGCCGGCGCGGGCATCCTGCTCATCGGACTGCTCGGCTTCCTCATCTTCCTCGTGATGGAGGGGCTGACGGGGTTCTAA
- a CDS encoding transcription elongation factor Spt5 produces MGIYAVKTTASQEQTVASMIANREEDEIHAVIAPDALTSYVMVEADGTAALNRVMEEIPHARSLVPGESGIAEVEHFLSPKPDVEGIAESDIVELIAGPFKGEKAQVQRIDEGKDQVTVELYEATVPIPVTVRGDQIRVLDSDER; encoded by the coding sequence ATGGGCATCTACGCAGTCAAGACGACGGCGAGCCAGGAGCAGACCGTCGCCAGCATGATCGCCAACCGCGAGGAAGACGAGATCCACGCAGTCATCGCGCCCGACGCGCTCACGAGCTACGTGATGGTCGAGGCCGACGGCACCGCCGCGCTGAATCGCGTGATGGAGGAGATTCCCCACGCGCGCAGCCTCGTCCCCGGCGAGTCCGGCATCGCGGAGGTCGAGCACTTCCTCTCCCCGAAGCCGGACGTCGAGGGCATCGCGGAGAGCGACATCGTCGAACTCATCGCCGGCCCGTTCAAGGGCGAGAAGGCCCAGGTCCAGCGCATCGACGAGGGCAAAGACCAGGTCACCGTCGAACTGTACGAGGCGACGGTCCCGATTCCGGTGACGGTCCGCGGCGACCAGATCCGCGTGCTGGACTCCGACGAGCGGTAG